One genomic segment of Nocardia spumae includes these proteins:
- a CDS encoding ESX secretion-associated protein EspG — MTPDQFALAWQRIDGDRIPYPLAVRLSARDNVERAAQLPALTEWSGTALDPDLEAALRVLARPTIRIEVFGEQGTGEVRPVRVLGTAAGHITVVAAQRHGARPDRGGDIRLFVGNSKTLAARVVSLLPENGPGTEPRRTAPLDRVREDSRDLVTVPVAGPSNTARMRRLLKQPRDGIGQIVVSARRPDDTMRALAVLCWIDVVDDGRYAVRTRAEVDIVGVTAETFAAQLRPMVAAAERLVADNNEW, encoded by the coding sequence TTGACGCCTGATCAGTTCGCCCTGGCTTGGCAGCGTATCGACGGTGACCGCATTCCGTATCCGCTCGCGGTGCGATTGTCCGCGCGCGACAATGTCGAACGGGCCGCGCAACTTCCCGCGCTGACCGAATGGTCCGGCACCGCGCTGGATCCCGACCTGGAGGCGGCGTTGCGAGTGCTCGCCCGCCCCACCATCCGGATCGAGGTCTTCGGCGAACAGGGCACCGGCGAGGTACGGCCGGTGCGGGTTCTGGGCACCGCGGCGGGACACATCACGGTGGTCGCGGCCCAGCGCCACGGCGCCCGGCCCGATCGCGGCGGCGATATCCGGCTGTTCGTGGGCAATTCGAAAACCCTTGCCGCCCGGGTCGTTTCCCTGCTGCCGGAGAACGGGCCCGGTACCGAACCGCGCCGCACCGCACCCTTGGACCGGGTCCGCGAGGACAGCCGGGATCTGGTCACGGTGCCGGTCGCGGGGCCGTCGAACACCGCGCGCATGCGGCGGCTGCTCAAACAGCCCCGCGACGGAATCGGCCAGATCGTGGTCTCCGCGCGCCGCCCCGACGACACCATGCGTGCCCTCGCCGTGCTGTGCTGGATCGATGTCGTCGACGACGGCCGCTACGCGGTGCGCACCCGCGCCGAGGTCGACATCGTCGGCGTCACCGCGGAAACCTTCGCCGCGCAACTACGTCCGATGGTCGCGGCCGCGGAGCGTCTGGTCGCGGACAACAACGAATGGTGA
- a CDS encoding gamma carbonic anhydrase family protein, producing the protein MPCYEFEGKRPQVDPTAFVAPTATLIGDVRVEARASIWYGAVLRADLAPIIVRERANVQDNSVIHTPPEVAVEVGPGATIAHSVVLHGASVGAEAIVGNGSTVLDMATIGAGSMIAAHSLVQPGTVIPDHVLAAGAPAEVKRPIAGTQAEGWVKINPEYYAELAERHREGIREIDTAAE; encoded by the coding sequence ATGCCCTGTTACGAATTCGAAGGTAAGCGGCCGCAGGTGGATCCCACCGCCTTCGTCGCCCCGACCGCCACCCTGATCGGCGATGTCCGGGTGGAGGCGCGGGCCTCGATCTGGTACGGCGCGGTGCTGCGTGCCGACCTGGCGCCGATCATCGTGCGCGAGCGCGCGAATGTGCAGGACAACAGCGTGATTCACACCCCGCCCGAGGTGGCCGTCGAGGTCGGGCCCGGTGCCACCATCGCGCACAGCGTGGTCCTGCACGGGGCGAGTGTCGGCGCGGAGGCGATCGTCGGCAACGGCAGTACGGTGCTGGATATGGCCACAATCGGCGCCGGCTCGATGATCGCCGCGCACTCCCTGGTCCAGCCCGGCACCGTGATCCCCGACCACGTCCTCGCGGCGGGCGCACCCGCCGAGGTCAAGCGCCCCATCGCCGGAACGCAGGCCGAAGGCTGGGTCAAGATCAACCCCGAATACTACGCGGAACTCGCCGAGCGCCATCGCGAGGGCATCCGCGAGATCGATACGGCGGCAGAGTAA
- a CDS encoding phosphoribosyltransferase, with the protein MIYPDRRAAGRTLGASLTHLRAWNPLVLGLPRGGVPVAAAVREVIGGDLDVLLVRKLGVPWQPELAMGAIGEGGVRVLNEDVVSQTGVRDDQIAAVEAAERAELSRREDMIRSQVPRVPVRDRTAVIVDDGMATGATVAAACRVASSHRPRWITVAVPVSSIEAMDRLRGLAQEIICPLVPRSLGGVGGAYRDFHQLGDEEMLGLLRSPPPPGD; encoded by the coding sequence ATGATCTATCCGGATCGGAGGGCCGCCGGTCGCACGCTGGGTGCATCGCTGACACACCTGCGCGCGTGGAATCCCCTGGTGCTGGGCCTGCCCCGAGGCGGGGTACCGGTCGCGGCCGCGGTGCGGGAGGTCATCGGCGGAGATCTCGACGTGTTGCTGGTGCGCAAGCTCGGCGTGCCCTGGCAGCCGGAACTGGCGATGGGCGCGATCGGTGAGGGCGGGGTGCGGGTCCTCAACGAGGATGTGGTCTCCCAGACCGGGGTGCGCGACGATCAGATCGCCGCGGTGGAGGCCGCCGAACGCGCGGAGCTGTCCCGCCGGGAGGACATGATCCGGTCACAGGTGCCGCGGGTGCCGGTGCGCGACCGCACGGCGGTGATCGTCGACGACGGTATGGCGACCGGTGCGACGGTGGCCGCGGCCTGCCGGGTCGCGAGCTCACATCGACCGCGCTGGATCACGGTGGCGGTGCCGGTGTCCTCGATCGAGGCGATGGATCGGCTGCGCGGGCTGGCACAGGAGATCATCTGCCCGCTGGTCCCGCGCTCCCTCGGCGGGGTCGGCGGCGCCTATCGCGATTTCCATCAACTCGGCGACGAGGAGATGCTGGGCCTGCTGCGGTCACCGCCGCCCCCGGGCGACTGA
- a CDS encoding carbon-nitrogen hydrolase family protein → MEERPRPQPAAAPAPAQAVDIAVVQFGPYTDKAANLATLRAHVRAAAGHGVKVVVAPEYSMFAVKRLDERVVAAAEPVTGPWVSELRGLAAEFGVHVVAGVVESPGGEQGERIYNTLVAAGPDAEFAAIYRKVHLYDAFGFRESEVVAPGPIEDPATFAVDGVVFGLQTCFDLRFPEGCRRVAAAGAHVLLLPAQWIPGPGKLDQWTTLLRARAIENTVYVAAADHCAPRGAGGSMIVDPAGNLLAELGDADGIATSRVDLDHLRQIRTTNPSLSLRRFTIEP, encoded by the coding sequence GTGGAGGAACGGCCGCGACCGCAGCCCGCCGCGGCACCGGCCCCCGCGCAGGCCGTCGATATCGCGGTGGTGCAGTTCGGCCCGTACACCGACAAGGCGGCCAATCTCGCGACCCTGCGCGCACACGTCCGCGCCGCAGCCGGACACGGCGTGAAAGTTGTTGTCGCCCCGGAGTACTCGATGTTCGCGGTGAAGCGGCTGGATGAGCGGGTGGTGGCGGCCGCCGAACCCGTCACCGGCCCGTGGGTGAGCGAATTGCGGGGACTGGCCGCCGAATTCGGCGTGCACGTGGTCGCCGGTGTCGTCGAGTCGCCGGGCGGGGAGCAGGGCGAGCGAATCTACAACACACTGGTCGCCGCCGGTCCCGATGCCGAGTTCGCGGCGATCTATCGGAAGGTGCATCTCTACGACGCCTTCGGTTTCCGTGAATCGGAGGTGGTGGCGCCCGGGCCGATCGAGGATCCGGCCACCTTCGCCGTGGACGGCGTCGTCTTCGGCCTGCAGACCTGCTTCGATCTGCGCTTCCCGGAGGGATGCCGCCGGGTCGCCGCCGCGGGCGCGCACGTGCTGCTACTTCCGGCGCAATGGATTCCGGGTCCCGGGAAACTGGACCAGTGGACCACTCTGCTGCGGGCGCGGGCCATCGAGAACACGGTCTACGTGGCCGCCGCCGACCACTGCGCGCCCCGGGGCGCGGGCGGGTCGATGATCGTCGACCCGGCCGGCAATCTCCTGGCCGAACTGGGCGATGCCGACGGCATCGCCACCAGCCGCGTCGACCTGGATCACCTGCGGCAGATCCGCACCACCAACCCCAGCCTGAGCCTGCGCAGATTCACCATCGAGCCATAG
- a CDS encoding DEAD/DEAH box helicase — MNNSSVDSVPSGGGDRPEGAAERIHEGPADAATGYRDGSTAPAGGGSPERGDASEPSFADLGIDDRLLAAIADVGYESPSPIQAATIPPLLAGADVVGLAQTGTGKTAAFAIPILMGLDKRPKPPQALVLAPTRELAIQVAEAFGRYSAHLPGIHVLPIYGGQNYAVQLQGLRRGAQVVVGTPGRVIDHLERGTLDLTQLRYLVLDEADEMLKMGFQEDVERILRDTPPEKQVALFSATMPAVIRKISKQYLKDPVEITVKSKTSTNTNITQRWVHVSYQRKLDALTRILEVEPFEAMIIFVRTKQATEELAEKLRSRGYSAAAINGDIAQNQRERTIGQLKSGALDILVATDVAARGLDVDRISHVVNYDIPHDTESYVHRIGRTGRAGRTGEALLFVAPRERRLLDAIERATRQPLTEMQLPSVDDVNAQRVVKFHDAITENLSSPNLALFRKLIEDYEAEHNIPLADIAAALAVGGHDGENFFMEPEIEPIRPARRERAPREERERRPEGPQRHRATGAEMATYRIAVGKRHRVVPGAIVGAIANEGGLRRSDFGHISIRPDHSLVELPADLSSETLDALRRTRISGVLIQLQLDQGPPSHRAMPRGPRREGGRKYDRRKPRS, encoded by the coding sequence ATGAACAACTCATCGGTCGACAGCGTACCCAGCGGCGGGGGCGACAGGCCCGAAGGCGCAGCAGAGCGCATCCACGAAGGGCCCGCGGACGCCGCCACCGGGTACCGCGACGGGAGCACCGCGCCCGCGGGCGGCGGCTCACCCGAGCGCGGCGACGCATCCGAACCGTCGTTCGCCGATCTCGGCATCGACGATCGGCTGCTCGCGGCCATCGCCGATGTCGGCTACGAGTCGCCGTCGCCGATCCAGGCGGCCACGATCCCGCCGCTGCTGGCCGGCGCCGATGTCGTCGGCCTGGCGCAGACCGGAACCGGTAAGACGGCCGCGTTCGCGATCCCGATCCTGATGGGGCTGGACAAACGGCCGAAGCCGCCGCAGGCGCTGGTGCTCGCGCCGACCCGTGAGCTGGCGATCCAGGTGGCCGAGGCCTTCGGCCGCTACTCGGCGCATCTGCCGGGCATCCATGTGCTGCCGATCTACGGCGGCCAGAACTACGCGGTGCAGCTGCAGGGCCTGCGGCGCGGCGCGCAGGTCGTCGTCGGCACGCCGGGCCGCGTCATCGACCATCTCGAACGCGGCACACTCGACCTGACCCAGCTGCGGTATCTGGTCCTGGACGAGGCCGACGAGATGCTGAAGATGGGCTTCCAGGAGGATGTCGAGCGCATTCTGCGCGACACTCCGCCCGAGAAGCAGGTCGCGCTGTTCTCCGCGACCATGCCGGCGGTGATCCGCAAGATCTCCAAGCAGTATCTGAAGGATCCGGTCGAGATCACGGTCAAATCCAAGACCTCGACCAACACCAACATCACCCAGCGCTGGGTGCATGTGTCCTATCAGCGCAAACTCGACGCTCTGACCCGCATCCTCGAGGTCGAGCCGTTCGAGGCGATGATCATCTTCGTGCGGACCAAGCAGGCCACCGAGGAACTGGCCGAGAAGTTGCGGTCGCGCGGGTACTCGGCGGCCGCGATCAACGGCGATATCGCGCAGAACCAGCGTGAACGCACGATCGGGCAGCTGAAGTCCGGCGCTCTCGACATCCTCGTCGCCACCGATGTCGCCGCCCGCGGACTCGATGTCGACCGCATCTCCCATGTGGTCAACTACGACATTCCGCACGACACCGAGTCCTACGTGCACCGCATCGGTCGTACCGGACGCGCGGGCCGCACGGGTGAGGCGCTGCTGTTCGTCGCACCGCGCGAGCGCCGCCTGCTCGACGCCATCGAGCGCGCGACCCGGCAACCGCTGACCGAGATGCAGCTGCCCAGCGTCGACGACGTGAACGCGCAGCGCGTGGTCAAGTTCCACGACGCGATCACCGAGAACCTCTCGTCGCCGAATCTCGCGCTGTTCCGCAAGCTCATCGAGGACTACGAGGCCGAGCACAACATCCCGCTGGCCGATATCGCCGCGGCGCTGGCCGTCGGCGGCCACGACGGCGAGAACTTCTTCATGGAGCCCGAGATCGAGCCGATCCGCCCGGCGCGGCGTGAACGTGCGCCGCGCGAAGAGCGCGAGCGGCGGCCCGAAGGGCCGCAGCGTCATCGCGCCACCGGTGCGGAGATGGCGACCTATCGGATCGCGGTCGGCAAACGTCACCGCGTGGTTCCCGGTGCGATCGTCGGGGCGATCGCCAATGAGGGCGGCCTGCGTCGCAGCGATTTCGGACATATCAGCATCCGGCCCGATCACAGCCTGGTCGAGCTCCCCGCGGACCTGTCCTCGGAGACGCTGGACGCCTTGCGCCGCACCCGGATCAGCGGTGTCCTGATCCAGTTGCAGCTGGATCAGGGCCCGCCGTCGCACCGCGCGATGCCGCGCGGCCCCCGCCGCGAGGGTGGTCGCAAATACGATCGCCGCAAGCCTCGGAGCTAA